GGCTTTATTGATATGCAAAAAGCAATTCAGGCGACGTCTGCAGGTAAAAAAGCCAAAAAGGAACTCGAAGGCGAGTTTGAAAAGAAAAAGAAAGAACTTAAAAAGAAAGAAGAAGATCTTAAGAAAAAAGCCGAAGACTTCGACAAAAAGAAAATGGTTCTTTCTGACAAAGTGAGAGAAGAAAAACAAATTGAGCTTCAAGAGGAAATGATGAAGTTCCGTGAAGAGCTCAGCAAGAGCCAAGTCATGATTCAACAAAAAGAGCGTGACCTGACGAAGCCGATCGTCGAGAAGATTCAAAAGGTCATCGCGGATGTTTCCAAAGAAAAAGGCTACTCCATGGTTTTCGAAAAAGC
Above is a window of Bdellovibrionales bacterium DNA encoding:
- a CDS encoding OmpH family outer membrane protein, whose translation is MFKGMSILLLTALATPAMAEFKAGFIDMQKAIQATSAGKKAKKELEGEFEKKKKELKKKEEDLKKKAEDFDKKKMVLSDKVREEKQIELQEEMMKFREELSKSQVMIQQKERDLTKPIVEKIQKVIADVSKEKGYSMVFEKAEQSVIWAQGELDITDEVVKKFEK